A segment of the Marinomonas posidonica IVIA-Po-181 genome:
GCTGATTCGCCAGAAACAAGGAGCCAATCGCGAAAGGGGCATGTAAAAGCTGGCAGTTTGGCGTGATCTCCATCAAGAGTTGGCCCGGGTCATGTGTCTTTTCAAAGGTTACCGCGATGGATTGATGATTTAACGTATCCATTTCAGCGGCATGGGTCAGTTGCAGTAATTGATACTCCAAGCTGGCCATATCAGGTAGAAAAGCTACACTTTGAGCCGGTTCGAATTGTCTAATAAACTCTGAAAAATTGGCCCCATACTCACTGATAATCGGGGACGTAGGGGGGTGATGAAGTAAAAATTCCCGCGCCATGGCGCGAAAAAAATCCTCGCCAACGAGTTTTTGCGTGACCGGGAAAATATCCGCCAATGCTTCCTGTAATGACACCACCAGATTATTTTGATACACCTGAAAGCGCACGGCTTTTTCTGTCGCTTCACCACTGAGTAGAGGATAAAGGTGGCTTTTGTCCTGCGATAACAAGGCTTGGATAAAATCACGATGCATTCAATGAGCCTCCCTGTTTTACCATTTGTCGAATGCGATCTGCAAAGGCCGCTTCGGCCATCAATTCTACCCACTCGGGTAAGTTACCGTCTCGCTCGATGAGTGTAGGGCAATCGCCGAGTCGTTGTAAGGTGTATTGATACAAGGACCAAACATCTTGGCTGACAGCCTCATCATGACTGTCTATTTTTAATGGCACGACCGGGTTGTTATCTAACGTATGGCCAGCCAAATGGATCTGTTTAACCGCTTCTATTGGGAAAGCCTCTAGGTAATCCATGGCTTGGTTATTCTGGTTAAAACAGGATACTTCAACATTATTAACATCAAGCAATAGACCGCAGCCAGTGCGTTTTACCATTTCTCTAATGAAATCAATTTCGCTGAAGTCACTATTGGTGAATGTCAGATACGTGGACGGATTTTCCATTAAGATCGGTTGTTTCATCAGGGTTTGAACTTGGTCTATGTGCTGACACACTCGATCTAAACTTTCTTTGTCGTATCGAATGGGCAGTAAGTCGTTATAAAAGTGGTGTCCATGAGTGGACCAAGCAAGGTGTTCTGAAAAATAGGCTGGCTGAATCTCTTCAACGAGTTGTGCGACTTTTTGGAGATGCGTGGTATCAAGAGGCGTTTTACCACCAATTGATAACCCCACGCCATGAATCGTCATGTCGTAATCTTGGCGAATTTGGCGCAAAAAATAGGCCGCAGGACCACCTTGGCTAAGGTAGTTTTCAGCATGTATTTCAAAAAAACCCACTGCTGGGCGATTTTCTAAAATGGTCTGATAATAGATGGGTTTGAGACTAACGCCAGAATGAGACGCAAAACAAGGAGTCGTTGTCTGCCCTTCTTGTTTTGCATGAGTCTCGTTTAACAAGGGATAGGTCATGATACGTCGCGTTGATTAAAACGCTTTTAACTGACCATGGCCTGTTGATGACGTTTTCGATGTCATCTCAGTGCAAGTGCCTGCAGGTACAAATTTCCATGCATTGGATTGGTAGTCTGTTTTTGATGTACCAGCGCAAGAAGTACCAGGACCCGCAGCACAGTCATTTTGACCTGCCAATGACACGCCGTAGCATTTTTCTTTGCTAGCGGCGTGAGCAGGCATGGCCACGGCAGAAAGCGCAATAGCAGTACTTAGAGCAACAGATAAAGTAGCGGTTGAATTTTTCATTGTTAAAACCTCATAGTTTGTTATTTAAAAGACACGTGTCTTTGGGTTACAAGCTTTTGACGTAGAATGGTTTTCATTTCTTACACACAAGACGAAAAATTATTTTTTGTCGTCTTGATCAGGTAGTTTAGTATAGTGTTTGGAGATCGTGCGAAGATCTTCCATTTGTTTTCCAAATTGTTTGCATGACGAACATATCGCAGTGTGAACACCTAAGAGAACTTTCTCTTTGGTGGCGAGAGGTCGATCAAGCTTTTCCGATAGTAGCTGGGTAGCTTCTTTGCAATTCATCATAGTTAGGACGCCTTTGCTTGATACCAATTATCTTCTAGGCACTCTCTTAAACGTAAGCGAGCGCGATATAGGGTCACATTGAGGCTGGTAACGGAGATCTCTTCATTATGACAAATCTCAGGCGTTTCCATTTCTAAAAACTCACGCATCATAAAAAGGCGACCGTATTTCTCAGGAAGCGCATTCAAACAAGCATCAAACACTCGCCAGAAATGTTCATTTTCGATCCCATGGTCTGGATCATCCCATTTCTGAGGGCGCTCGTGTTTTTGCCAATGGCCATTTTCACTAAAGAGTTTGTCCATCAACGCTTCCCCTGAAATATTTGGCCCCTCTTCCAGCTGACTGGCCACCACAAGACGTTTTTCTTTGCGCAGCAAGTCGATGAGTTTATTTTTTAAAATCGAAAATACCCAGGTTTTGAGTGCCGCTTGACGACCAAATTTATCAATATTCTGATACGCCGACAGCATCGCCTCTTGAACGGCATCCTCGGCAAGCTGAGCATCTTTGACTTGTAACATGGCAAATTTCAGCATTTGATTACGGAGTTCTTCCATAAATTCAAGATCGGTAAAAATGCCAACGGATGGCGAATTCGGTATATCAGACGATGGGTTTGCGTTAACCATTTTAACCTCAGTACCTTAAGCGTTAGACGTTTGACGTTCACATTACTTACAAAGTTTGCCAATGTTTTTTTATTGGCCGATGTTTGAATCTTCCGCTTCTGCTAGATATTCATCTTTGAGCTTAACGTAGTTTAGTCCAGCATATTGAAAGTATTCGATTTCTTTGACCTTAAGAGGACGAATTTGTTTCACTGGCGAGCCCATATACATAAACCCAGTTTCCAATCGTTTGCCTGGCGGCACAAGAGAACCGGCCCCAATAATGACTTCATCTTCAATAATCGCGCCATCAAGAATCGTGGTGCCCATGCCGACCAAGACTCGGCTGCCAATGGTACAACCATGCAACATGGCCATGTGACCAACGGTGACATCATCCCCAATGGTAAGCGGATGTCCTTCTGGTTTATAGGTGCTGGCATGGGTGATATGAAGGCATGAGTTGTCCTGAATGCTAGTGCGCTTGCCAATGCGAATGCGGTGCATATCGCCTCGGATGGCGACCAGCGGCCAAACGGAACTGTCGTCACCAATGATCACATCACCAATCACCACGGCATTGTCATCGACCCAAACTCGCTCACCTAATTGTGGTGTATTACCGCGAAACGATTTCATCACCATTTGCACTCTCCTAGGTTTATAACCTGCATAATTAAGGTAACTATTAAGGCAATAGTCTTTCATGCATTGAAAAAAGCAAAAGACTACCTATCTTATTAAGCATTAGTTTTATTTGTACCTTACTACTGAAAGAGGACATTCTTCCTCAGTCGAAGGCTTAATTACATTGTCAAAAGGATACCATGATATGTCTCAATCCGTGTGGGATGCGACGAGTTTACCGAATTTCTCCGGCGTGGAAGTGTCTAGTATAGAGGCGGACTTAGACGCCATTTTAGCGCGCAATAAAGAGCAAATTGATGCTTGTGTCACAGCCAATCAAGAGCCCAGCTGGGAAAGCCTTATCCTACCTCTAGATCAATTAGAGGACGACCTGAGTAACTTTTGGTCGCCAATCAGTCATTTAAATGCCGTGCAAAATACACCTGAGTTGCGTGCCGCTTATAATGCTTGCTTACCTAAACTAACTCAGTACTACACTGAATTAGGCCAGAATAAAGCCTTGTATCAGGCTTATAAAACCTTAGCGGAAAGCCCAGAAGCCACTCATTTATCAATTGCGCAACAAGAAACCTTAAAGCAAGCGGTGCGCGATTTTGAATTGTCAGGAGTGGGCTTAGAAGGTGAGGCAAAGCAACGTTATGGTGAAATCAGTCAGCGCTTGTCAGAGCTGAGCAGTCAATTTAGCGAAAATGTACTGGATGCTACGCAAGCTTGGAGCAAATTGATTACCGACGAGTCTGAATTGGCGGGTTTACCGGAATCTGCACTGGCTCAAGCCAAACAAATGGCGCAAGCAAAGGATAAAGAAGGTTGGTTATTTACCCTAGACTTCCCTTCTTACATGCCAGTCATGAGCTACGCGGACAGTCCCGTGTTACGTGAAGAAATGTATCGTGCCTTTGCAACACGAGCATCGGATCAAGCGGATGTGAAATACGATAACGCGCCACTCATCAAGGACATTCTAGCCTTACGTCATGAAATGGCCGATATCCTTGGGTTTGAAAATTATGCTGAGCTGTCTGTGGCCACTAAAATGGCTGAAAATGGCCAGCAAGTTATTGATTTCTTAGATGATCTTGCGAGGCGATCAAAGCCTTCTGCTGAGCAGGATTTGGCCAACCTTGAAGCGTATGCCAAAGAAGAAAGTGGCATTGATCAATTACAGGCTTGGGACATGACGTACTACGCAGAAAAACTGCGTCAGTATAAATACAGCATCTCACAAGAGGCATTACGTCCCTACTTCCCAATGGGTACAGTGTTGTCCGGATTGTTTCACGTGGCACAAACCTTATTTGCTGTGGATATCCGTGAAGAAAGTGAATTTGATCGTTACCATCAAGACGTCAAACTTTTCACCATCAGCAAGGAAGGAACAGACATTGCCCGTTTCTATCTCGACCCTTATGCTCGCGAAGGCAAGCGTGGCGGTGCTTGGATGGACGCTTGTCGAACCCGCCGTCGTTTGAGCGATGCTCGTTTACAATTACCGGTTGCTTATCTGGTGTGTAATTTCACCCCGCCAATCGGTGAGCAAGCCGCTTTGTTAACCCATGACGAAGTGACCACTCTGTTCCACGAATTTGGGCATGGCTTACATCATATGTTGACCCAAGTAGAAGAATCCGCCGTATCAGGTATTAATGGGGTGGCATGGGATGCGGTCGAACTGCCTAGCCAATTTATGGAAAACTGGTGTTACGAGCCTGAAGCACTGGCTTACATTGCGGGACATCATGAAACCGGGGAACCTTTGCCGCAAGATTTGCTAGATAAAATGCTCGCGGCGAAAAACTTTCAGTCCGCTATGCAAATGGTAAGACAATTAGAATTTTCTTTATTCGATTTCAAATTGCACAAAGATTATCAGCCGGGTGTATCTGTTCAGTCCGTGCTAGATCAGGTACGTGCTGAGGTAGCCGTCGTGACACCGCCGTCGTTTAATCGTTTTCAAAATGGTTTCTCGCATATTTTTGCGGGTGGTTATGCCGCTGGCTACTACAGTTATAAATGGGCGGAAGTCTTGTCGGCCGATGCGTTTTCGAAATTTGAAGAGGATGGCATCTTTAACCAAGATACGGGCGCGCACTTCCGTGATACCATATTGGCTAATGGTGGTTCGCGACCTGCAGCCGAGTTGTTTGCTGCCTTCCGTGGCCGTGAGCCAAGCACGGATGCTTTGTTAAGACACAGTGGTATTGCCGCGTAACCATAAACAAGGCTGCATTAAGCCGCCCTAGCGTTCACTTCGGCGGCTTTGATGAGGACACAAAATGACAGTAAAACGCTTTATTGCAGGGGCGGTATGTCCGCGTTGTAATGAGATGGATAAAATCCGTGCATGGCGAGATGATGATGCTGAAAAGCAGCACAGAGAATGTGTCGCTTGTGGTTATCAAGATGAGCAATCGACTAATGTACAGGCGCAAGCGCCTGAATTGGCGACTCGTGTTAATCAGCCACACGCCAGTGCGCCACAAGCAGAAGAAATGGTCATTAATTTCATACCAAACCCAGGCTCAACGAAACATTAATGGTTGTTCATAGAAGATAAAACGGATCCCTTCGGGTCCGTTTTTTTGTGCCTGAGGTTACTGAGTATCCTTGTTGGCATAACCGCTGCCGATGGCGCTAAAGGGGAGTTTGAGTCCAAGTTCTGGTACTTGCTGACCAACCCAAGCAGGAAAGGTATTGCTGTTTGGGCCAGGAAAGACTTTGTAATGATTTGCCCAGGGGTAACGCTTAACTGCTTGCTCTATATCGGGAATCAGAGACTGTGCTTTTGCCCCTGTGATGGAAAGTAGTTTTTCAGGTTTGGCACCAAACCAATAACGATCCGGTGTCGGCGTTTGATAATGGGATAACGCTGGTAGCCCTCGATTGACGCGCCAGCCAACGACTTCATAAACTTGATATTGTGCCGCATTGACATCTTTCGTGGCGATCCAGGTGTGCACGGCGAACCAACCTCGCCAGCTATAAGCATCGGCGGCATAAACTTCAATGACCGCTTGCTTTTCCTGCTCTGGCGATGGCGCGATGCCAGCAGGTTCGCGGCTAGCGGTTTTCCAACCGTCACTAGAACAAGCACTGAGTAACCCTGTTAACAATATAAATCCACAGTGTTTATACATTGAAATCTCCTGATAGCTGATTCATTAGAGTGCTCAGATAAAAAAGGGTTCCATGTTATTTTTGTGTATTAACGGTATCAATAAAAACGCCGACTCAGGGTCGGCGCTTTAGATATGTTTTCACAGAGTTTGATTACTTCATCTCAGTCACAAAATTGTCTTTGCTGCGGCGTACTTTTTTCAAATCTTTAAGCCAATCGCCATCGTCGGCACGGTAACCTAAAGGTAACAGGATGACAGAGCGCAAGCCGCGTTCTGTTAATCCCAAAATTTCGTCCACTTTCGCTGGGTCGAAACCTTCCATTGGCGTGCTATCAACCCCTTCTTCAGCGGCGGCAATCAAAGCCGTCCCTAAACCTATGTAAGCTTGACGAGCGGCGTGTTGGTAGTTGGTTTCTGCATCACGAGTAGGGTATGCGTTTAATAGCATTTGACGGTAGTTTTCCCAGCCTTCGCTTTTAAAACCGCGTTCATCGTTCACTAGGTCAAACATTTCGTTGATGCGACCTTCTGTGTAGTTGTCCCATGCCGCGAAGACAAGTAGATGAGAGCCATCGGTAATTTGAGCTTGATTCCACGCGTGTGGCACGATTTGTTCACGCAGTTCGTTATTGGTCACGACGATGACTTCATAAGGTTGTAAACCACTGGACGTCGCCGTTAGGCGAACCGCTTCTAGAATACGATCGACTTTCTCTTGTTCTACTGCCTTGTTTGGGTTCATTTTTTTGGTGGCATAGCGCCAGTTCAATTTGTCTAACAAATTTGACATGAGACATCCTTAATGGAAATGTTTTTGATTCTCTCGATATGGGGCTTTTCTATCAGGAGTTCAATATGTACTTTATGGACAAAGTGAGGAAGCCAAAGAAAAGAACACTGATATCCGGTGGAAACGGCTTTGAACAAGTCAACGGACGCTTTGTTTACGGCGGCTTGTTTGTCTGAAGATAAAGCGTAAGTTCTCAGGATATTGACGAAGGGAGCATAAGCTGCCTTTTCTTGTGTTGTTGAATGTGCTCTGCTTAGTCTCTTGTCGATTACAGTGCGCGATTCTCAGGAGAACCATTTGCCCAATACCTTTCGATCCCTTGCTAATCCTAATTATCGCCTTTGGTTCAGTGGCGCGGTCATTTCTAATATTGGTGGTTGGTTACAGCGGACGGCGCAAGATTGGCTGGTGATCTCAGAGTTATCTGATAACAATGCCGCGGCGGTAGGTTTAGTGGTGTTTCTGCAATTTGCGCCCCAAATCTTTTTATTGCCCATCACGGGCTGGACGGCCGATCGAGTAGAACGTCGGAAACTGTTGTTTGTGACGCAATCCTTAATGGCAATACTGGCACTTGTTCTCGGTGTATTGGTTTTGTCTGCACAAGTAGAGTTGTGGCAGGTATGTCTTTGTGCACTTGGCTTAGGGTGTGTGGCGGCATTTGATGCGCCGGCTCGTCATGCGTTTGTTTCCGACATTGTCAGTGAAAAAGAGTTGTCTAATGCGGTTGGATTAAATGCGGTTTCTTTTAACAGTGCGCGTTTAGTTGGGCCCGCTGTTGCGGGGATCTTAATCGCTTTGGTGGGCAGTGGTTGGGTCTTTATGATCAATGTGGTGTCTTTTTTACCCTTGTTAACGGCCTTGTTTTTATTGAAACGTCGCTTACCAAAAGTTGAAGCTGAGCAAGGTCCGCCTGGCCCAGATTTAGCGAAATTTTTAGATGGATTTCGATACATCTGGCATCACCGAGAAATGACGGTGATCTGCATCATGTCGTTTTTAATTTGTTGTTTTGGTATGAACTTTCCGGTGTATTTATCGTCTATGACTGTACAGGTATTTGAAGGGCAGGCAGATCAATATGGTTTTCTTGTGTCCATGATGGCGATCGGATCCATTACTGGGGCGATTGTAACGGCGAGTCGTAAATCTTCACCATCGTTCCATTTTATGATTTATGTGGCAGGGTTTTATGCCGTGAGTTGCTTTGCCGTTGCTTTGAGCTCAAGCTTTTGGCTGTTTGCCATTATGCTGATTACACTTGGTTTGGGCGCTCAGCTATTTACGACTTCTACGGCCTCGTACATGCAGCTTGCCACAGAAAAAGTGTATCGTGGTCGTGTGATGGCGGTGGTGTTGGCCATTGCGATGGGTGGCACTGCTTTAGGAGCGCCTATTGTTGGTTTTATGGCGGATCATTATGGTGCGAGAGCTTCGATCCTATTGTGTGGGGTATCAGGAGCCTTAGCTGCCCTATTAGGTTTTTGGTTTTTTCATCGACAAGAACGCGCCAAAGGTGCTGGGTGATGGCGAAACAGAGACTTTCGCCTATGCTAAGGAAAGCCTTTTATGTAACTGATTCATAGTCAACGGAGACGAACATGTCGCAACATCTTGTATTGAGTTTTATTGGAGAAGACAAACCGGGCATCGTTGAGTGTTTATCTGACGTGATTGCTCGTCATCAAGGGAATTGGCTGGAAAGTCGAATGGCTCATTTGGCGGATAAATTTGCTGGCATTTTGACGGTTTCGGTTCCCCCTGCTGAGCAACAAGGCTTAATAGAAGCCCTACACGGTTTGGTCAGTTTAGGGCTTCATGTCACGGTCGAAATGGCCGTTGAAAAAGCCGTGGAAGGCTCAACTCTGTCACTGTCTGTAGTGGGTAATGATCGAGCCGGTATTGTGAATGAAGTGTCTCAAGTGCTGCACTCTTTGATGGTGAATGTGAAAGAGTTAACCACAAGCTGTGAACCCGCCGCCATGAGTTCGGAGATGTTGTTTAAGACCGAAATGGTATTGTCGGTGCCTGCGGATTTGCCATTATCTGAGTTGGAGGACGCTCTGGAGGGCATCAGTAGCGACCTGATAGTTGAATTATCCGTTAACCAGTTTGGCTAGAAGCTCATAAACTTTCGATGTGGGTCAAACACCATTCTGCTCTTTCCAGCACGGCGTGTTGTTGTGCTGAGCTTTGTTTGTCCCAATTGCCGTAAATCATGCTGATGCGCGGATTCTTCGCCAGCCAATCTCTGTGTTTCATCATAAATCGCCAATATAAGCTGTTGAGTGGGCAGGCTTGCTCGCCTGTTTTGTCCTTCACCTTGTAATGGCAAGAACCACAGTAGTCACTCATTTTCTGTACATAGCGGCCACTTGCCGCATAGGGTTTGGAGGCGACCCAACCCCCGTCTGCGAATTGGCTCATGCCACGAGTATTGGGCAATTCAACCCATTCAATGGCATCAACATAAATTCCCAAATACCATTCATCGACTTGTTTTGGCTCAATGCCGGTTAAGAGCGCAAAATTCCCCGTAATCATTAAGCGTTGAATATGGTGTGCATAAGCAAATTCCAAAGATTGACCAATGGCATTGGCCAAACAATTCATTTTGGTTTCACCCGTCCAAAAATACTCAGGTAAATCACGGTTGGCCTGCAAGGCGTTTTGATGATGGTAGTCCGGCATATTGATCCAATACATACCGCGTACGTATTCTCGCCAACCAAGAATTTGTCGAACGAATCCCTCTATTTGAGCAAGGTCGATTTGATCGTTCTGCCGATAGCTGGCTATGGCAGTCTGAATGACTTGCATGGGGGAGATCAGTTTACAGTTTAGGGCAAAGGATAGACGCGAGTGGTATAGGCTCCAAGCGTGTTCAGATTGGCTGGTCATGGCATCTTGGAAACGACCGAAATTGACCAATAAGCGATCACAAAAGTACCCTAATAGTTGATGGGCTTCGCGTCTTGTGATGGGCCAGCTTAAGCTTTCCCCAACATGCCCAATGGCCACTATATGGTGTCTTTTGAGGCGAGCCAATAGGCCTTTAATATCGTGTTGAAAACACAGTGGTTGAGGGATACTGCTTAAATCGTCGGTTTTGAGTTTTTGACGATTGCTAGCGTCGTAATTCCATTTTCCTCCTTCGGGCTGACCTTCTTCGTTCATTAAAATGTCAAAGCGTTGGCGCATTTTGCGATAAAAATGTTCCATACGAACGCTGTGTTTTTCTTTAAAGTGCTGTGGGATTTCGTCAAAGGGTAATAAAAAATGTTCGGTATCACACATGCTGACGGTTAATTCACTGGTCTCGACGAATGCCTTAAAAACCGTCAGTAGTCGATATTCGTCTGGTCTTTGAAGCTCAATTTTCTGTGCCCCAATATCATTGGCGAGAGACGTTAAAATGTCATTGATCGTGCAATCCTGTGTTTCATCAAGGGTTAGGTATTGAACCTCGTGACCTGCACTTTGGAGGGCTTTAGCAAAGCCTTCCATGGCGAGAAAAAAAGCACACAGCTTTTGTATATGGTGTTTGACGTAGCTCGTTTCGGAAGGCAATTCGGCAATAAGGTACAATACCCCCGCATCTTGTTGATGGAACCAAGAATGACTGGCGTTGAGCTGATCACCCAATAAAAAACGGAGAGTATGATATTGGTTCATGAGTGAGGGTAGACTGGCCAATCTGCGGCATCGACTGAATCCAGCTGAGGGTCAAAATCTGCCCCTTGCCATTGATCAATAAAAGCATGGTTCGGATCATAGAGCTGGGTTTGTTTCTCCAAATCAAAATGGCGGCCTCCTCTAGGATCAGCACCGACACCTGCGATGTATTGCCAATTTCCCCAGTTTGAACCAACGTCATAGTCGATTAATTGCTCTTCAAAGTAAGCGGCGCCATAGCGCCAATCAATGCCCAATTCGTAAATCAAACAACTGGCGGCAATCTGACGCCCACGATTACTCATGTAGCCAGTTTGGTTTAACTGTTTCATACAGGCATTGACAAGCGGATAGGGGGTATTGCCTCGACACCATTTGCGAAAACGCTCTGGGTAAAAACTTAAATGATGCGCTGTAGCGGTGAGCCCATTTACCGTGAACAAGGCGCGACCATGACAGGTGGCGTACCAATGAAAATATTCGCGCCAGAGCAGCTCGAAATAGATCCAGTCAGTCGATTCATTCGCGCCTTGTTCGGCTTCGTACTTTGTTAACGCAGCGATTACCTGTTTCGGTGACAAGCTGCCTTGCGCTAGCCAAGCAGAAAATTTGGTGGAGTTCTCCCAACCAGCTAATGCATTGCGTACCTGCTTGTAATGGCGTGGTAAGTTGCTGTTGAAGTAGTACTTCAATTGCTGTTGCGCGGCTTTTTCGCCACCAGTAAAGAGTGATTCAGTTGTGACTGGGCGAATTTGCCAAGCCTGTATCTGGGTGAGCGAACAGTGGACAGGGAGCGGTAATTGCAGAATGCTCGGCAACGGCTCTGTGATGTTTAAAGACGTAATTTGGCGGCGAAACTTTGAAAAGGTATCTGGCAACTCTGTGATGTTAAAAGGCAGTCGCCAAGCTTCAAACAGTGACTGTCCATGATCAATGTGAAAGCGTACATCCGAGAACTGACTTGTCAAATGGCGTAGGGACTCTTGTTCATTCCAGCCTGCCCGATGATTCATGTAAATATGTGAAATAGGCAACTCATTAAGCAATAATGTCAGGCTGTTAATGGCGTCTAATTGACTCACAAACAGGGGATGACCCAATGAATCGAGCTGCTGTGCAAGACTGTCTAACCCTTGATAGAGGAATTGGCGTCTGTTGTCTGACATGCCTTGTGTCGCATACCGACTGGGGCGTGTGTGTTCCGGTTCATCGCAATATAGGCAAATAAGCTGATCCACTTCCTGGGCCGCACGCCATAACATTTGTTGGTCGGTACAACGCAGGTCATTACCGAACCATACCAATCCCATTTTCATCACACACCCTCATTGATCGGATCGCTTTATTTCGATACGCAACGTCGGCTTATTTGGATTGCTTTCTAGGATGGTTACGCATAAAAAAAGGAATTTTTGCCGACAAACAAAAACCTTAGTAAAAATGGGGTTATAATGCGGCGAAATTTATTATGTTGAACGAAAGGTCTTAACCAATATGAGTCTTCCAAATTGTCCTAAATGTAATTCTGAGTATGTTTATGAAGATCAGGCAATGTTGATTTGCCCTGAATGTGCCCATGAATGGAATCCCAATGAAGTGGAAGTGGACGAAGAGGCATTGATCATTAAAGATGCCAGCGGTAAACAGTTGCAAGAAGGGGACAAGGTCACGCTAGCAAAAGACTTAAAAGTGAAAGGGTCTTCACAAGTCCTTAAGATTGGCACTAAAGCAACGATTAAACGCTTGGTTGATGGCGATCACGACATTGACTGTAAAGTGGATGGTGCTGGTGACATGATGCTGAAGTCCCAATTTGTGAAAAAAGCGTCAGCCTAGTCTCCGGACGGAAAAAGAGCTGGGAAACGTCTCTTGTGAATACTGAAAAATGAGCATAATAATGCTCATTTTTTGTTTCTGCAGAATAAAATGAGTAATTATTTTCCCATTCATCCAATGTAGACTATATTTTGAGCATGATATTGCGCATTGGAGGCTTATCGTGAAATCGACTTTGACAGACGAGCAGAA
Coding sequences within it:
- a CDS encoding MFS transporter, whose translation is MPNTFRSLANPNYRLWFSGAVISNIGGWLQRTAQDWLVISELSDNNAAAVGLVVFLQFAPQIFLLPITGWTADRVERRKLLFVTQSLMAILALVLGVLVLSAQVELWQVCLCALGLGCVAAFDAPARHAFVSDIVSEKELSNAVGLNAVSFNSARLVGPAVAGILIALVGSGWVFMINVVSFLPLLTALFLLKRRLPKVEAEQGPPGPDLAKFLDGFRYIWHHREMTVICIMSFLICCFGMNFPVYLSSMTVQVFEGQADQYGFLVSMMAIGSITGAIVTASRKSSPSFHFMIYVAGFYAVSCFAVALSSSFWLFAIMLITLGLGAQLFTTSTASYMQLATEKVYRGRVMAVVLAIAMGGTALGAPIVGFMADHYGARASILLCGVSGALAALLGFWFFHRQERAKGAG
- a CDS encoding glycine cleavage system protein R — encoded protein: MSQHLVLSFIGEDKPGIVECLSDVIARHQGNWLESRMAHLADKFAGILTVSVPPAEQQGLIEALHGLVSLGLHVTVEMAVEKAVEGSTLSLSVVGNDRAGIVNEVSQVLHSLMVNVKELTTSCEPAAMSSEMLFKTEMVLSVPADLPLSELEDALEGISSDLIVELSVNQFG
- a CDS encoding cryptochrome/photolyase family protein, whose amino-acid sequence is MNQYHTLRFLLGDQLNASHSWFHQQDAGVLYLIAELPSETSYVKHHIQKLCAFFLAMEGFAKALQSAGHEVQYLTLDETQDCTINDILTSLANDIGAQKIELQRPDEYRLLTVFKAFVETSELTVSMCDTEHFLLPFDEIPQHFKEKHSVRMEHFYRKMRQRFDILMNEEGQPEGGKWNYDASNRQKLKTDDLSSIPQPLCFQHDIKGLLARLKRHHIVAIGHVGESLSWPITRREAHQLLGYFCDRLLVNFGRFQDAMTSQSEHAWSLYHSRLSFALNCKLISPMQVIQTAIASYRQNDQIDLAQIEGFVRQILGWREYVRGMYWINMPDYHHQNALQANRDLPEYFWTGETKMNCLANAIGQSLEFAYAHHIQRLMITGNFALLTGIEPKQVDEWYLGIYVDAIEWVELPNTRGMSQFADGGWVASKPYAASGRYVQKMSDYCGSCHYKVKDKTGEQACPLNSLYWRFMMKHRDWLAKNPRISMIYGNWDKQSSAQQHAVLERAEWCLTHIESL
- a CDS encoding DASH family cryptochrome encodes the protein MKMGLVWFGNDLRCTDQQMLWRAAQEVDQLICLYCDEPEHTRPSRYATQGMSDNRRQFLYQGLDSLAQQLDSLGHPLFVSQLDAINSLTLLLNELPISHIYMNHRAGWNEQESLRHLTSQFSDVRFHIDHGQSLFEAWRLPFNITELPDTFSKFRRQITSLNITEPLPSILQLPLPVHCSLTQIQAWQIRPVTTESLFTGGEKAAQQQLKYYFNSNLPRHYKQVRNALAGWENSTKFSAWLAQGSLSPKQVIAALTKYEAEQGANESTDWIYFELLWREYFHWYATCHGRALFTVNGLTATAHHLSFYPERFRKWCRGNTPYPLVNACMKQLNQTGYMSNRGRQIAASCLIYELGIDWRYGAAYFEEQLIDYDVGSNWGNWQYIAGVGADPRGGRHFDLEKQTQLYDPNHAFIDQWQGADFDPQLDSVDAADWPVYPHS
- a CDS encoding zinc ribbon domain-containing protein YjdM, which codes for MSLPNCPKCNSEYVYEDQAMLICPECAHEWNPNEVEVDEEALIIKDASGKQLQEGDKVTLAKDLKVKGSSQVLKIGTKATIKRLVDGDHDIDCKVDGAGDMMLKSQFVKKASA